Proteins from a genomic interval of Crassostrea angulata isolate pt1a10 chromosome 7, ASM2561291v2, whole genome shotgun sequence:
- the LOC128156246 gene encoding protocadherin Fat 4-like produces the protein MAHSSLVRIIVISLIYYTKLSDGACVSGQTTGKLPTTDSSDTGSGRTFVLNSMDNDYQINCCGFVTTWEFYVTTTNGTLYAQVWRQVSGAWTLIGQNSFDIETANFNAVFTGSITASQQISVQAGDYIGFMSSGVTIPSYYITNMGSGSSNEDVIYSDTATGTVGSTATFLHYRNNIEFSIKATLSPGNTPQFASLPTTLSAGEDTAVGTTLITVTATDADLSDNLTYTLTSTNPASTSFNFDPISGNLTTLTTLTVGTTVFSFSVVDLCGNAESATFTLTVANQPPVFQNLPNTTEISEDLSEETELFILTVTDPTVGDVVTCSLNSIVPTTNDLYFYYSVGRSRYSIYLRGGASLDYDTAREYLMTINCTDTKDSVSSTFVVYVSKNEPPVITNLPASVSVSPNTIVGTSIFTVTTTDKESAQLFYNMTCIPSECPFKIFASGAVLTESSVVNVTEPGFDLYIYVFDGKNLVGPKVLTVQMKETDSTATSTSTDWLSTDAKYILIILTIFAGLATFAVIGFCVLVFKKSPKSKSRNIIKTKPFL, from the exons ATGGCTCATAGCAGTTTAGTTAGGATAATTGTCATTAGTTTGATTTACTATACAAAACTATCTG ACGGTGCCTGTGTCTCCGGTCAGACAACAGGAAAACTACCAACAACCGACAGTTCCGACACCGGTTCAG GAAGGACATTTGTTTTAAACTCTATGGATAACGACTACCAAATAAACTGTTGTGGCTTTGTGACGACCTGGGAGTTCTATGTCACTACTACCAATGGCACTTTGTACGCTCAGGTGTGGCGACAGGTGTCCGGAGCCTGGACGTTAATTGGACAGAACTCCTTTGATATTGAAA CGGCAAATTTCAATGCAGTCTTCACTGGATCTATCACTGCCTCACAACAAATATCGGTCCAAGCAGGAGATTACATTGGATT CATGTCGTCGGGGGTCACCATACCGTCATATTACATAACAAATATGGGTAGCGGAAGTTCCAACGAAGACGTGATTTACTCGGATACAGCGACAGGGACAGTAGGAAGCACGGCCACCTTTTTACACTACAGAAATAACATAGAATTTAGCATTAAAGCTACATTATCACCAG GTAACACCCCACAGTTTGCATCGCTACCCACGACATTATCTGCAGGTGAGGACACGGCGGTTGGAACGACGCTGATAACGGTAACAGCAACGGACGCGGACTTGTCCGACAACCTGACGTATACACTGACGTCAACAAATCCTGCTTCCACGTCTTTTAACTTTGACCCGATTTCAG GAAACCTGACCACTCTGACAACGTTGACTGTCGGTACTACCGTGTTCAGTTTTTCTGTAGTAGATCTATGCGGCAATGCAGAATCAGCCACTTTCACTCTAACTGTTGCAAACCAG CCTCCAGTTTTTCAAAACCTGCCGAATACTACAGAAATTAGTGAAGATCTCTCGGAGGAGACGGAATTATTCATTCTGACCGTTACCGATCCGACAGTAGGAGATGTAGTGACGTGCTCCTTAAATAGTATAGTTCCCACGACAAATGATTTGTACTTTTATTACTCAGTCGGAAGATCTA GGTACTCTATTTATCTACGAGGTGGCGCTTCTTTGGACTATGATACAGCCAGAGAGTACTTGATGACCATTAATTGTACAGACACCAAGGATTCAGTGAGTAGCACATTTGTTGTGTACGTGTCCAAAAACGAACCGCCAGTCATCACAAACCTTCCAGCaa gTGTTAGTGTATCTCCAAACACAATTGTCGGGACGTCCATTTTTACTGTGACGACGACCGACAAAGAGTCCGCCCAGCTGTTCTACAACATGACTTGTATACCATCTGAATgtccttttaaaatatttgcat CGGGTGCAGTCCTTACTGAAAGCAGTGTGGTAAATGTAACGGAGCCAGGATTTGACCTCTATATCTATGTATTTGATGGGAAAAACCTTGTTGGACCCAAAGTACTCACTGTTCAAATGAAAG aAACAGACTCCACCGCCACATCAACATCGACTGATTGGCTGAGCACGGATGCAAAATATATACTGATAATCTTAACAATCTTTGCTGGGTTAGCTACGTTCGCAGTGATTGGATTTTGTGTGCTGGTGTTCAAGAAATCACCAAAATCAAAATCTAGAAATATTATCAAAACTAAACCTTTTCTATAA